From the Theropithecus gelada isolate Dixy chromosome 16, Tgel_1.0, whole genome shotgun sequence genome, the window TGTATGGCATAGGAgtgtgctgaatactgtaggcagttgtaacacaatgccTATGTGTGTTTCTACAACACATAGAAAAGGTGCAGTAAAAAATGcagtattggctgggcacagtggatcacacctgtaatcccaagactttgtgaggtcaaggcgggcgcatcacttgaggtcaggagttcgagaccagcctgaccaacatggcgaaaccccatctctactaaaaatacaaaaaattagctgggtgtggtggcacacgcctgtaattccagctactcagaaggctgagacaggagaatctcttgaatctagaaggcagaggttgcagtgagccaagatcacaccactgcactccagcctgagagacagagtaagactctgtctcaaaaaacatatatatatatatacacacagtattATCATCTTATGTGACCACCAACATATATGCAGGCTGTCATGACAGACACATCGATATCTAGTGCATGATTGTAGATACACGCATACACACAGAGTCATCTCACagtggttccaggacctcccacaAATTCCAAAAATCCATGAATGTGCAAgtaagtccctgatataaaatggtggagtatttgcatataacctacacacatcctcccatattctctaaatcatctctagattacttataatacctaatacaatgtaaatgctatgtcaatcgttgttatactgtattatttaagGACTAATGACAAGACAAAGGTCTACGCATATTCAGTACAGATATTTTTGATGCACAGTTGGCTGAattcacagatgcagaacccatggcCAGTTGTATATagtttttaatacataaaataaataggataggcctggcacagtggctcacgtctgtaatcccagcactttgggaggctgaggcaggaggatcacaaggtcaagagattgaggccatcctggccagcatggtgaaaccccgtctctactaaaaatacaaaaattagctgggcatggtggcgtgcacctgtagtcccagctactcggggggctgaaacaggagaatcacttgaacctgggaggaggaggttgcagtgagccaagattgtgccactgtagtccagcctggtgacagagtgagactccgtcccaataaataaataaataggataacaatatattttatgttccAAAAATCCTTTTATTGTCCATAGGCTGTAGCAGACTGACAAGAGAGTCTGTGGCACGTAGAAAAGTAAAGCAAGGGGCTgggtctataatcccagcaccttgagaggcaaaggcgggaggattgcttgagcccaggagttcgagaccagcctgggcaacatggcaaaaccctatctctacaaaaaattagctaggtgtggtggcacatgtagcttctgtagtctcagctacttgggagatgaggtaggagggttgcttgggcccaggagtttgaggctgcagtgagccatgattgtgccactggactccaacctggacaacagaacgagatcctgactcaaaaaaaaagaagggtagTGTCCTTGCTTTAGTTGCCAGATGGTAGGGAAGTGGAGGGTGACTCTTAGGGGAGTGGCCCGGCTAGGGCGGCCTGGGACAGCAGCTCTTTAACAGCTGGAAGGGAAGATctcaggtttttggttttttcttttttttttttgagacggagtctcgctctgtcgcccaggctggagtgcagtggcatgatctcagctcactgcaagctccgtctcccgggttcataccattctcctgcctcagcctcccgagtagctgggactacaggagcccactatctcgcccagctaattttttgtatttttagtagagacagggtttcaccgtgctctcgatcttctgacctcgtgatccgcctgcctcagcctcccaaagtgctgggattacaggcgtgagccaccgtgcccggccagatctCAATATTTTAACCACTGGTTTGGCAGTCCCAGTGAGCACCTTGCAGGCCAGCCCAGGGCATGAGCTGTGGGTTTCCCTGTAGTACTTGGGCTTTCCTGCTCTACCCAGGGGCGGGATCCTCATGACACCCCTAAAGAGTcaaagcaggccaggcgcggtggctcaggcctgtaatcccagcactttaagaggccgaggcgggcggatcacctaggtcaggagttcaagaccagcctggccaaaatggtgaaaccctgtctctaaaacaatacaaaaattagctgggcatgatggcgggtgcctgtaatcccagctacttgggaggctggggcagaagaatcacttgaaaccgagaggcagaggttgcagtgagccgagatcatgtcattgcactccaccctgggcgacagagcacgactcctcaaaaaaaaaaaaaaaaaaaggccgggcgcggtggctcatgcctgtaatcccagcactttgggaggctgaggagggcagatcacgaggtcaggagattgagaccatcttggcgaacatggtgaaaccccgtctctactaaaaatacaaaaaaatcagctgggcgtggtggcgggcgcctgtagtcccagctacttgggaggctgaggcaggagaatggtgtgaacccgggaggcagagcttgcagtgagctgagattgtaccactgcactccagcctgggtgacagagcggaactctgtctcaaaaaaaaaaaaaaaaaaagtcaaagcaaaAATGACTGGCCCATTTCAGAGACAAAAGGGAATTGCCCCTTCAAGGTCAACAACTCATCAACATCAGAGCCAAGACTagccccacctccaccctgtcTTCCTCCCAGGCAGCCTCAAGGTTCCTAGGGACAGTGCCAGGAACTAAATGCAGCAAGATGTACCATTTGCAATAGGACTAGTGCCAGAGGCATGAAGCCTTAAAAGAAGGCATGGGACCAAGGCTTTTCCCAGCCTAGACTCCTCCAAGCCTGAGGAACACAGGCCTCTTTTCAAGGTGAGTGTCAACTGGGTGCCTGCTTCAGAGATGATAACCTCAGAATAGGGaccctcctctctctctgaaGGTGGAAGTGCAGCAGGCCCAATCTAGAACCTCAACCCAGTTCTACTTGGCAGCTGCAGTGAGTAGAACTATCATCAGGGTGTTGGGAAAAGGTCCTCTTCCTTGCTATAGCTTCTCCGCAGACTTGTAACCCCATAAACTACAACAGCAGAACCACCCGTATACTGTACTTTCTTTCATACCTATGCAGCCTCATCTGCAAACAAATCCCTCCCCTCCACATTCTTGTCCTCATTCTCCTTCTTTACCTTTGTGGCAACTGATAGTTCCTGACCACTTGCTTTGTGATGAAATTTTCCTCCAAAACATGGTTCTGCTCCCACCTCCCTGGAGGCTCACTCCTTCTGTCTCCAGTGGTTCATTTCCTTCCGCCCTGCTCTCAAACACCAGCCTTCCCTAAGGTGATACATTCTCATTCAGGCACCCTCAATTGGGGGATGGGGATTCGTATTATAATAGCATTGTTTGGGAGAGTTCCAGTAATTGCAGGACATTTGGCATTCCTAAATACCAAGAGTGTCAGTGGAGGACCCCATGATCTCAGCCACCATCATAGCTTCAGCAATCATCTTGTGGCTGATGGCCCCAACAATCACCACCTCCAGCCCTTATTCCCCTCCTGGTCTTAGGGCCCGCCTTTACTGTTTTCTGGTAATTTCCTCCATGCCACAGCATGTCCCAGTCTGAAGTCACCCTCTCCTGCTAGCATCCACCCTGATCCAACCTGCATTCCTAAGCCCAGAGATGGCACCCCTAGCCACCTCAGCACCCAGGCCACACACCAGGCAGTCAGCCttgcctcctccctctctccaacCCACTCATCcaatcagccaccacacctgaggatttcatctcttaaaaatgtaagtttcatCTGCTTCTCTCCATCTTTGAGGATACTGGCCTAATTcaggttctctttctctctcaccagACTCCTGCAGCACCCTCCTCATCCTCACTGCCCCCTGCCTTTAGTGTGGTAGTGcatggagccagactgcctgaattcaagtcctggctctgccacttcatAACTGTGCAATGTTGGCTGGGTACATTAACCTCTCTGGACctacattttctgtaaaatgggcatcatAATAGTGCCTTCCTCAGAAATGACCATGTTTATGAGTTAATACATGCAGAGCACCGAGCCTGGCCCTCAGTAAATCTTGGCTACTATTGTCAGTCTCATTATTTCCAATCTGCCCTTCACTCAGCAGCCAGAGATAATTTGACCATGTCATGCCCACTTAATCCTCCTCAGGGGCTCCCCACTTCTCGGAAGCCCTGCTCCTAAGACTCTGCTGATCTGTCTTCCTTTCATATCATATTGACTCTTGAACACACCTAGGCTTATGCCcatgatcctagcactttgggaggccaaggcaggagaatcccttgagcctaggagtttgagcaGCATAGGGAgcagcatagggagaccccatctcaaataaacaaacaaacacacctgACAAATCTTGCCTCTGAGCCTTTGCTTATGCTGTTCCCTGTGCCTAAGCGCTCTTCCCCATCAATTCCCATCACAAGCACCTGCTCCAGTGCCACCTCCTATAAAAATCCTCCCCAGAACCCTCCATACAGAATGACtctgattcttcctctccatgtcCGTCCTTTTTTATCCCTTAGGGATGAGTATGTGTTCCTTGTGTCTCACTCATTTCAGAATTCCCAGAATTCAGTGCAGATCCTAGCTCCATCTCCTGCCCCCAGCAAGGGCTTCACAAAATCAAGCTGAATTCCAGCACTTCTGGGCCTCCTAGGGCCAGAGCTCCTCAGCCCAGAGGGTGCGTCGGCTCTGGGCCTATCTGAAGGAGGGCCTGAAACTGTAGGGTGTGctctctgcccacctcagtttcTGAATCTCCTCCATTAAGCAGCCCCCTCCTCTGAGTCTGGGATGGGGGTGGAGGCTGAGGGCAGTGTTATGTGCAGGGCTGCCCAGGCATGGGGGCTCCCCAAGGCAGCTGAGGGCAAGGAGATGGCTCCAGGCCTTAGCCAAAGCCCTGCCACCTTCTATGATGAGGGCTAAAAGCACAACCCAGGGTCCCTCGCACCCTGGAGTTCAGGGTCTTTGTTTCAGCCTCTGTTCTGCCAGGGTTAGCTCTGACTTTGGGCCAAGAGCTTCCCCTCTCAGGGTCTGGGTCTCCTTCATCACAAGAAAGATCCTCTCCAGCTCCATCATGTTCTAAATGCTGACTCTAGATGGTGTCAGGGTACAGAGAATCACGGGACAGGAAGACTAAGGGGTGAGAGTGCACTGGAAGGTGAGAGGTAGGAGAAATTTTTACTGCCTTAAGCACATTCCTGCCTATCCCCGCTCCCTTCTTTGCCCATACACACAGGCTGGCCACACCagagaacagaaaaggaaaaagtttatTGAAAACTATATACAGTTGGTCCAGCTCCTACCATGGGCTGCAATCTCAGCCAGTCCCTCCCACACCTTAGGCAGTGTCTTGGCCCCTCATGGGGAGAGATGGGGCTGGGCCTAGGGCCCAGACTCCCTTGGGTGGCTTGGCAGCTGGAGCCCACCGTGGATCTTTGTAAATTTACAACTCTAAATGGCCTGAAGGTAGCGGGCAGGGGACAGGGAATGGACCCCTGCCTGATCTAGTCACAGCCTTGATAGGGGAACACTATTCTGAAACTTGGGTCCAAGTAGGGCCCAGCTAAGTTGTCCGGAAGTCCCAACTGCTCCTCTCACAGGCCTTCCTAGACATGGAGGCAAACAGCCTCCCTACGACCCCACCCCATGTAGCAGCCCCATGGGCTTCACCGGCTTGACTGGGGACACCAGGTACCCTTCCTCCCAACATTGACTCAGGGTCCGGGGCTCCTGGAGCACTCCCCAAGCAGAGGACTTGGGGTTGAGGGGTGAGTGTTGGGGAGGTCACAGCTCCGAGCCCAGAACCGGAGCCTCCTGGGGTCAGAGCAGCCATGGGGTCAGGGCGTCCCACTGTAGGAATAGTCTGCTTTATTGTGCATCACCAGCCGGTCATCCACGAAGTAGAAGCTGTCAGACTGGGTCTCATACGGGTGACGGATCATCTCGCTGACTGCAAGAGAGGCCCACCAGGCCGGGCAAAGGTCAGGAGCCTGAGTCCGGCCACTGCAGAGGCTTCAGAACTGGGGTACAGGGACAGCCAAACAACCTGAGATATCCCCGGCCTCTTTCTCTACAGATGATATGGGAATGGTGGCAGACACAGAAGAGCCCCAGGGTGGGGAGAAATGGGGTCAGACCCACAAGTCCCCCTCCCTCCTACAGCTCAGTCTCTACACGCCCCCCACTTCCCCACTCCTAGAAGGCCCTGCCCACGCACTCAGCTCCTCGGAGAGAGGGGGGAAGTCGTAGATGTGCTCGCAGGTGTTCTTGCTGCTGGGGATGCAGAAGCCAAAGTGGAAGTCGAAGCTTTTGAGTAGCTGGTTGCGGAAGTAGTGCCTCTCGATCATGCGGAAGTTGTTGACAGGCTTGTCTCCCACTGTGAACTCCACCCTGAGCAAGAGAAGGAGGCAGGGCTGAGTCTGTCCTTGAAGTCAGCTAGCCAGCCAGGCTCAGGACAGGCCACCCCTacaagaggctgagaagggccCCCTCACAccctctccctcacccccaccaccGCCCCCAGCCCAGCGACTCACGTGGCTCCCACCTGCCTCAGGCGGAGGAAGGCAGGTGTGAACTGGTAGCGGACAAAGCGCCCAGCATTGGGGTCCAGGTCCCGCCGGTTGATGGGCAACCGCTCTGCAATGTACCCCAACTGGGGCTCAGTGGGCTTCAGGCTAGGCCCTTGTCCACCCAGGGTTCCACCCCTGGGCCCCTAtctatctgattttttaaaaactccccaaGAAATTCTGGGGCACATTGAGGGTTCAGACCATTGGCCAGATAGTGCCACCTAGCGGTTCTAGATCTGCAGGTTCCCAATTGCCACTGTGGTTCCGGGGCCACAGGATGCTGAGGCCTGGGACCCATAGGACTACAGTTCCCAGAGAGCCCTGCAGAGGGCAGGCTGGCAGGGACCGAAGGGGCAGGGCTGACCTCACAAGATGTCCAGCCTCAGAAACAtatgggaaggaaaagaaagggccCCCCTGCCTGCAGACTCCTGAGAATGCTGGGGTCCAAGCCCCAGCTCTGTGGACTCCTCTGTGGCCCAAGGAGTCCCTGGGCAGCCCACTCCGCAGCTCATATCTGCCTCGCCATCAATGGCCCACCCAGCCCACTCACCTGAGGCTGGGGGCTTCTTGATTTCAAAGAGGACAGTGCCTGAGTCCATGTCCCGAATCTTAAACCTGACGAAGTCGATCTTGTAGATATTCTCCTCGGGGGAGCACAGGTAGTCTACGGGAGACAGGCAGCTGAGCAAGGAAGGGGCCCCAAAGCCCCTACTGCCAGGTCAGCTTGTGTGGGACCCCAGAGTAGCTACCATCTTCTCATCCCTGGGATCACTACCCTCTGGAAAGAGGGACCTGAACCCCTGCCCTTGGGGTACACCCTCAGTGTGGAGGAGACATAACTCCGCCATGGGGATCTAACAGGGGATAAGGCGTGCCATCCTGGTGGCCTCTGGgggccagggaagggaagggcagagAAGGGTAGAGGACAAGGCCACCTCCCGGAcgctctccctcccaccctggaGTTGAGGGTCCTCATTCTGGCCTCTGCTCTGCCAAGGCTGGCTAGGTGACTTTGGGAGAATTGGGTCTCCAGCATGGTGGGAGCCTCTCCTCTCATATGGGAACAACTTCCTGCAGTCTGACCTGTCTCTTCTACTGCAAACTCAATCTATCAACTTCTCTGTTACCCCGCCTTTGAGAACCACACTGTAAAGGGGGCCACACAGCTCTGTCTTGGGAGAGTCACAGTCCTCCTCTGGAGGATACTCCTACCCTCGCCCCACAGCTGCCCCTGGCATGACATCTAGATGTATCAGGTGAGGCTGATGTTGAGGGGACTTTCCCTGATGTGGGTGGTGCTGGGGCAGGTGAACAACCCCTTCCctgttcctcctcccctcccaacCCCCTCCTCTCAGTAAGAAGCTTACACCAGCCCAGCTCCCTTAAGCAGCTTAACCAAAGCTCTGCTGACTCAAGCCCAGAGCCTGGGATATGGCAGGGGGAGGAGGCCAACTTTGCTCTTATCCTTTGTTGATCTCCAAATGGGAGGAAGTCTTAGCAAGCAGAGGGAACCCCCTTAGAGGTCATTTAGGCAGCCCTGGCTCTGAGCCACCACCATGGAGAAAGTAGTCCCGGACCCCTATAGAGAAGAACACAGGCTAGGCCAGGAAGCGAGTGTGGCAGGTGCAGCAGCGGGTGTGGAAGGGCTAAAGGGAGTCCTCGGGCCCACAAGGGGAACCAAGAACAGTGGGAGGCCCAGCCTGAGGAAGCTCAGGGACCTACAGGGCCCGATCTAACCCTCACAGCTCTTGCAGCAGCAACTTCAAGTGTTCAGGGAGACCCTGGCAACAAAGATAGCTGAGAGGTGCAGGGAGGGACTCTGATGCTGTCAGCCTACACAGCATCACATCCTCCCCTGGTGGCCCACAGAGGCCTGGAAATCACCCTCCAGGCCCCTGGACCACCTATTCCTCTGGGGCAGGAAGAGGAAGTGAATATAAAGTCATTTTCTCTTCCCCAGGCCTGCTTCTTCCCCAAGCCTGACACAGtcccctccaggaagccctcctggcAGCCGTCTGGTACCTGGGGCCCGGCATGGACTTTATACAGCTTGGGGAAGAGTCTACTACAGCCCacgtgtggggtggggagagattgGAAGTGGGCAACCCCTATCTCACGCCATTCACCCTATTTTCACAGAAAGTAAGCACCAGTATAAAGACATAGAAAGAAGGTACAGAGCATAGGGAATAGAGTGGCAGAGTGGGGAGCAGGATCCCAGTGCCCAACTCCCAGATCCCTGTAAGGCCTTCTCTTCTCCCATTCTCCAACTTTTGGAGCCTCTCTCATTTGGGAACAACTTTCTGCAGTCTGACCTCAGTCTCTTCTACTGCAAACTCAATCTATCAACCTCTCTGTCCTTAGAAGAAGTGAGGAACAGGGATGTCTATGGCTCAGAACACCATGGCCACTCCTTCCCTTCTAGAAAGGATGAGGCCTGGGACCCAGGGTCAGGTCAGAATAAGGAGCAGAGTGGCCAAGGGCTCAGAACACAACTGCTCTATTCCTCTCAGCCACAAATAGCTTCCTAAGCTGGATTCAGGGCCCAGTAATCTGGGAACAGCAAACCTCGGACCTGCGTGATTAGGGTCAGAAGAGACCAGCAAGAGGTGCCAGGGTGGAAATCCCTGGAACTCTGTTCTCAACTCCTGCACAGGAAGGGGTTCCCATGAAGCACTTTCCTCTACTCACCCTCCACAGATTCCCCATCTCTAAGGGCTATGAATTGCCTCCAAATTAGGAGACAAACGGTGGTACATGAGCTGGAAGCTCCCTCTACTTGCAAAATCAACCCCCCAAGTTACTCAGGGCTCAGTCTGACCTCTGGACTTCCTCTGAGACAGTTCTGCCCCAGAGCTAAGCTGAATCCTAAATGCTGCTGTTGCAAATTGTAGCCCAACTGGCTTCAACATCAGCCTggtccagcctccctccctccatcgACGCCTGCTTGGGCAAGGGAGCTCAGTACTCTGGGGGCCCAGCCAAGAATGGCTGCTGCCTAACTCAGTAAGGATAGAGGAGTTGGCCCCCAGGGACCCAGGAACACAGGCTCAAGGCTGCCTCCCCTCCACAGCTCTGTCTGGGAGCCCTGTGTTCAGCTGCTTTGGAAGCTCTAGGGCTCAGGTCCACTCCAATATATGCACCCCATACCCACAGAGAGGCCCCCCAACAATTATTCTCACAAAGGGGGCCAGGGCAGGTTGCTGGTGAATGTGGCCAAGGTGGAGAGCCACTGTCTCTTCATCCTTTGAGGCTCAGCCAAGGCCTCTGCTATGAGGTTTCCTAGCCCTCGTTCCCTGCCTATGAtgaccccctcccctgccctgaaAGCCAAGTTGTTTGACCCCAGGCAGCAGCCATGAGCAGCCCTGTAGGGCCCAAAATACTACTGATCAAAGAGCCCAATGTACACAGCATGCatagatgccaggcactgtacagAATCAGAGGACTTATCTTCACAATAACCTTACGAGATAGAtaccattatccccattttacagatgaaaagacaTGCTGAGAGGTCAGGttacttgcccaagttcacacagccaaTTATATGCAAAGTTGGAACTCCAGCCCAGGCAGTCCAGCTCAGAAACTCTTAACCACAGTGGAGACCAAGCCTCCCTTGATGACAGAGCCCCTAGAATAGGACAGGCGCTAGTCCAGGCTTGGGGGGACGTTAAGCCACTCCCCATGAGAAGGAACCACAGTCAACACTCTGAAGCAGCCTGCTCAGTTTCTTTCCTGGGGAAGAAAATGGCCCAAGTATTCCTGGAGGATCAGGGTGAGGGTATTAATGGTTGGGGAGACATGACGAGTCTGAATGCCTCCCAAGTAACTCAGCCTCCACCTAGCCTCCAGGGTGGGGGCTGAGGACAAGCTGCACTCAGCCCCTCTCCTCATTAGTGCAGGGGCGGGCCTCAAAGCGCTCTGAAGACTCCACAGAGGCAGGGCTACAGTTGCAGCTGCTGCCGCACGCACCTCCACGCTGGGAAAAGGGGACGGACCCCCggaaaaggaaggaataaatcttgaaagggagaagaaaagcgcacagagagagagatcaagGGAAGGGGGTACACAGAGATCTCAGGCTTGGTGGCAGAAGGGAGAATAGGGGACACAGGAGAGGGAGACtcggtgggggaggggaggcgggaAAGGGGGCGGGGGCTGGGGCTCGGTGCGCCGGGAGGGCCCCTCGCACCCTCTGCCCTTCCCGCCAGCGGGAGGCGCTCCCTCGCGGGTGCTCACCACCCGTGATCCGCTGCAGCCCCAGCACGTCCTCCGGCCCGATCGGCTGCTTCCTCTGCAGCGGCCCCggcctgggccctgggcctgCGTCCGGCTCCGACTCGGACCCAGATTCAGATTCCACCGGCGGCTCTGGTATGGGGGCCACGCTCGGGCCCGAGGGCCCGGGAACGGGCTCCGCCCCCGTCCCGGCCCCACCGCCGCCCTTCTTCACCTTCATGGCCTCGCCGGGCCGCGGCTCgcctgctgctgccgccgctgccTGCGCCGGCTGGAGCCGGAGGAAGGGGGAGCGTCCGCAGCCCCGCCCCCGGCCGGGGCTCCAGGTActgccccgccccggccccgcccctggGGTGGGCCCTGCGCTGATCCCACCCGCCCCGCGGCCCACTCCTGCCGAAAGGCCACGGACGTGGGGGATGGGAGTCGGGGGATCCTGCCCTGGGCTTCATTCTGTTTTTCTAACACTTTCTTGTACTGGTACTAGTGGGGTCCTGACTACCTCTCCGCTTACTCACTGTGTTCCAGCCTTTCTGCTCGTGAGTTCCAGGCTCAGGGTCTCTGCTTGGATGCTCTTCCCCAGATGGCCTTTTTACTCCTAGTCACAGCTCAAATGTCATCTGCTCAAAGTTGCCTCCCTCACACCCAGTCTGAAGTCCTTCCCCCTCAGTCACCATCTGACCAGCCTGTTTTTGTCTTTCCAGTGCattatgtgaaattatttttatttgtctgctCTTCCTCATGAAAGCTCAGCTCTGTGAAAGCACTGATCCTGCCTACTTTGTTCTCAGTAGGACCCCAGCACCTGGCAGAAGGCTCCCTGCAGCTGGTGCTCAAGATATATatatagggccgggcgcagtggctcaaacctgtaatcccagcactttgggaggccgagacgggcggatcacgaggtcaggagatcgagaccatcctggctaacacggtgaaaccccgtctctactaaaaatacaaaaaactagccaggcgaggtggcgggcgcctgtagtcccagctactcaggaggctgaggcaggagaatggcgtaaacctgggaggcggagcttgcagtgagctgagatccggccactgcactccagcctggatgacagagcgagactccgtctcaatatatatatatatatatatatatatatatattttttttttttgacctgaTGAATTAGTATCTCAGGTAAAAAGCAGATGCTAACAGCCTTGGGCAATCCAGCTAGGAAAGGCACATGGCCACGTGGAAGCAAAGTGGACCTGTGGGCACAGGAGGACAAACACCAGGAAACTGTTACTTACCAGTGAATGCAGAAAGAGTAGAGCTCAGACTTTGTATCATTCCAATTCATATTCAGCCAGTGTTTATTAAGAGCCTAATATACACTAGACACGTTACATGCtgatcacatttaatcctcacaaccaccttgTAAGGGAGACATCATCAGTGccatttgaatgaatgaaaaactgaggctcagagatattCAACAGCTTATCCAAAGCTCTCCAGACAATAAGTGCAAAAACAAGGATTTGAATTCAGGACTCTTTGATTCCAAATCTGGAACCTTCTGGAACCTctgactcacacacacacacacacacacacacacacacacacccccaacacCACGTCCTGAGCTGCTGCCTCCTGGACTTCCACCAGACTGTACCTGACAGACAAAGCTAGCTAggagggaggggagtgagggagaaGGTCCCAGAGGTGACCAATGCCTGACCCCTTCATGACGGCAGGGACTAGGGCTCTCCCACAGGGGTTAGAGAGAAGAGTGGAAGGGAGGGACTTTCCCATAATGCTCCCTCCTCTCAGTGCATGAGTGTGCTATGTTGAGAAATAGGGCAAAAGAACAAACAGTCCATGCCACAGAGGGAGACAGGTAGCAGCCTTATCAAACAAGATAAGGAGACCCGGATGATGTGCCTTTTGGGGCCCCTGGTGGTGGAGGAGGACTGAGCCAGGggaatgggaaaggaagaaaagatgaacCCATCTTGGAGTGTTGTACTTTGGTTGCTGGAAAGCCAATAGTGGAGACTGGAGACAAATATTTAAGTCATTCCGGCAGGCCCCATGTACGTGCCTCTCAATCTAACACCGCCCACCTTGGCCAAAAAGGAAGGCTTCCTGTGGAGGAGCTGCCCTGCTCAGTCTGTCTTCTCAGGCTTTTTCCAGGACTTGTGGGTCTCCAGGAAGATCTTGACCAGGGACAGGAGGATGGGCACAGCCATAGGCAGGAAGAGTGGGATGTAGATGGCAAATTTCTGGTCATCAGGGAAATAAAGGAGGTGGAGGAGTGACGGGTCAAAAAAGGCACGCTCAGAGGACGTCACAGCTTCCTGGCTGGCGACAAAGGCAGATGCCAGGTGCCCAGAGGCCAACTCTTCTGCTGACTTCTGGACTGCAGCTACAGCCCTGTATACCTAGGAAGCAGAAGGGATAAGAGGGTATACCAGTAAGTCCCAGGCATTGGTGGAAAGGGTGCTGGGCCTTACTGTGCTTTCCATCTATCAAGGAAGATGCCTGGAGTTCATCCAGGATCTATGGAAGTCTGTCTAAAGGGATATGGTTTATTTTCCTAGGGTCAGCTTGAAACCTCGCACTGTCATCTGCACTCCTGCTGGGGGGCTGGTACTGCTGTCTAGAGGAAGGCTGGGACAC encodes:
- the UNC119 gene encoding protein unc-119 homolog A isoform X1; the protein is MKVKKGGGGAGTGAEPVPGPSGPSVAPIPEPPVESESGSESEPDAGPGPRPGPLQRKQPIGPEDVLGLQRITGDYLCSPEENIYKIDFVRFKIRDMDSGTVLFEIKKPPASERLPINRRDLDPNAGRFVRYQFTPAFLRLRQVGATVEFTVGDKPVNNFRMIERHYFRNQLLKSFDFHFGFCIPSSKNTCEHIYDFPPLSEELISEMIRHPYETQSDSFYFVDDRLVMHNKADYSYSGTP
- the UNC119 gene encoding protein unc-119 homolog A isoform X2, which encodes MKVKKGGGGAGTGAEPVPGPSGPSVAPIPEPPVESESGSESEPDAGPGPRPGPLQRKQPIGPEDVLGLQRITGDYLCSPEENIYKIDFVRFKIRDMDSGTVLFEIKKPPASERLPINRRDLDPNAGRFVRYQFTPAFLRLRQVGATVEFTVGDKPVNNFRMIERHYFRNQLLKSFDFHFGFCIPSSKNTCEHIYDFPPLSEELTR